A genomic segment from bacterium encodes:
- the sthA gene encoding Si-specific NAD(P)(+) transhydrogenase — protein sequence MNRDKFDVVVIGSGPAGNWAAIQACKLGKKAAIIEKNAVVGGVCVHTGTLPSKTLRETSLYYDGLKKRSFYGFEIAFKKNVTIQELMHRKNIVVENEMMVIIDQLHRNGISLFGGVARFLNPHTIGVFQGDTQVAELESEFVVIATGTRPMHLPGLYYDGKRVFDGESILDLQNIPERMAILGGGVIGCEWASIFSKLDINVTLIDKRDRLLSFLDAKFADTLFELMREGGINLELGSAASNITATDDGVTVNLENGHVVNSDVLLVTAGRLGNTDKIGLENIGLKTDSYQLITVDANFRSKVKNVFAVGDVIGFPSLASTSMDQGRRATLAAFGGNARTKKKVNLPFGIYTIPEISYVGETEETLQEKNRAYETGVAHFYELPRGQINNDHDGILKLIFDRNTRKLLGVHIIGERATEIIHIGQAVMAFGGTIDYFADTVFNYPTIADAYKTAALNGLNKLGIIGQPTAKRMKTKSQT from the coding sequence ATGAATAGAGATAAGTTCGATGTCGTTGTAATTGGCTCCGGTCCTGCCGGAAATTGGGCCGCAATCCAGGCCTGCAAACTCGGTAAGAAAGCCGCCATTATCGAAAAGAACGCCGTAGTCGGCGGTGTCTGCGTCCATACCGGCACCCTTCCCTCCAAGACCCTCCGCGAAACGTCGCTTTACTATGATGGTCTTAAGAAGCGCTCCTTTTATGGTTTTGAAATCGCCTTCAAGAAGAACGTCACGATCCAAGAATTGATGCACCGCAAGAACATCGTCGTTGAAAACGAAATGATGGTTATTATCGATCAACTTCATCGGAACGGCATTTCGCTCTTTGGCGGAGTCGCACGCTTTCTAAATCCGCACACAATCGGAGTATTTCAGGGCGACACGCAAGTCGCCGAACTCGAATCTGAATTCGTTGTCATCGCCACCGGCACTCGGCCAATGCATCTCCCCGGTCTCTACTACGACGGCAAACGCGTTTTCGACGGCGAATCGATTCTCGATTTGCAGAACATCCCAGAGCGAATGGCAATTCTCGGCGGCGGCGTCATCGGTTGCGAGTGGGCTAGCATCTTTTCGAAACTCGATATCAATGTGACCTTGATTGACAAACGTGATCGACTGCTCAGCTTTCTCGATGCAAAATTTGCCGACACGCTTTTTGAACTGATGCGTGAAGGTGGCATCAACCTGGAACTCGGTTCAGCAGCAAGCAACATCACTGCTACCGATGACGGCGTAACTGTGAATCTGGAAAACGGACATGTCGTCAACTCCGATGTGCTTCTCGTGACCGCAGGAAGGCTCGGCAACACCGATAAGATCGGACTCGAAAATATCGGACTCAAAACCGACAGTTATCAACTCATCACCGTAGACGCCAACTTCCGCTCGAAAGTCAAAAACGTCTTTGCTGTCGGCGATGTTATTGGCTTCCCGTCGCTCGCATCCACATCAATGGATCAAGGTCGTCGCGCAACACTTGCGGCCTTCGGCGGAAATGCACGAACCAAGAAGAAAGTCAATCTTCCATTCGGTATCTATACTATCCCGGAAATCTCTTATGTCGGCGAGACGGAAGAGACGTTGCAGGAAAAGAACCGCGCTTACGAAACCGGCGTGGCCCACTTCTATGAACTGCCGCGCGGCCAGATAAACAACGATCACGACGGCATCTTGAAACTAATCTTTGACCGCAACACACGAAAGCTCTTAGGAGTCCACATTATCGGAGAGCGCGCCACAGAGATTATTCACATCGGTCAGGCGGTGATGGCGTTCGGCGGCACCATCGACTATTTCGCCGACACAGTCTTCAACTATCCGACAATCGCCGACGCCTACAAGACGGCAGCTCTCAATGGACTAAACAAATTGGGAATTATCGGCCAACCGACCGCAAAGAGAATGAAAACTAAGTCGCAAACGTAG
- a CDS encoding ribosome maturation factor RimP, producing the protein MKSSYQIEIEGKLTAIAEPVVLEAGAELVELQLVQRKSSALVRLLVDKPGGITLDECADISRGVSFLLETADPLEGRYTLEVSSPGLDRPLTTEADFRRKIGEEIKLFLKEDERTIEVAGEILKVEDKRLTLMTVEGERAFPLEHVVKGKIIF; encoded by the coding sequence ATGAAGAGTTCGTATCAGATAGAGATAGAGGGAAAGCTGACAGCCATCGCTGAGCCGGTGGTTTTGGAAGCCGGGGCTGAACTGGTCGAGCTTCAGTTAGTTCAGCGTAAGTCGAGCGCATTGGTGAGGCTTTTGGTTGATAAGCCGGGGGGGATAACGCTGGACGAATGCGCTGACATTTCCAGAGGGGTGTCGTTTCTGCTTGAGACTGCAGATCCTTTGGAAGGGCGCTACACGCTGGAGGTTTCGTCGCCGGGTCTTGACCGGCCATTGACGACGGAAGCGGATTTTCGCCGCAAGATCGGTGAAGAGATCAAGTTGTTTTTGAAGGAAGATGAACGGACGATAGAAGTCGCCGGCGAGATATTGAAGGTAGAAGACAAGCGTTTGACTCTAATGACAGTAGAGGGAGAAAGAGCTTTCCCTCTGGAGCATGTCGTAAAGGGCAAGATAATATTTTGA
- the nusA gene encoding transcription termination factor NusA: MEYNVIEALNQIAAEKNMEIDYVIDTLKSSLVTAAKKRYGDGDNITVDIDRKSGDIKMHAVKMVVESVDNPYTEISLLDAMDIDDSAEVGDEVEIDIPFEEFGRNAIASAKQILIQKVREAERETVYNEYSKKIGELVTGSVQQVDKGNIIVNLGRAEAVIPVKEQISKEKYRQGDRVRAIISEVQKQQRGPQVVLSRANNSFLIRLFELEVPEIFERIIEIRAVAREPGERAKVAVSSADERIDPVGACVGVKGVRVQAIVRELNNERIDIVPYHPDPEIFVTRALAPTKVVRIETVSEENTMVIVVEDDQLSLAIGKGGQNARLAAKLTGWKVNILSETDFFDKKREEAESKIEVSKLSVGDATIKKLIENDYKFIQDILEVPASRLTDIEGIGPKKADQMIEAARDYIFQLQANKAEADQLEGDEEEEVLDVPKKKKGPKSIKDLFVDDDKIDDDAGGDKEK; encoded by the coding sequence ATGGAGTATAATGTCATTGAGGCGCTCAACCAGATCGCCGCTGAAAAGAACATGGAAATCGATTATGTAATCGATACCCTGAAGTCTTCGCTGGTCACGGCCGCCAAGAAGCGTTATGGCGACGGCGACAATATCACGGTCGATATCGACCGTAAGAGCGGCGACATCAAGATGCATGCGGTGAAGATGGTCGTTGAGTCGGTGGATAATCCGTACACGGAAATTTCACTGCTTGATGCGATGGATATTGACGACAGTGCCGAAGTCGGCGATGAAGTTGAAATCGACATTCCATTCGAGGAATTCGGCCGCAATGCAATCGCTTCCGCCAAGCAGATTCTGATTCAAAAGGTCCGCGAAGCCGAACGCGAAACGGTTTACAATGAATACTCCAAGAAGATTGGCGAGCTGGTTACCGGTTCAGTCCAACAGGTTGACAAGGGGAACATCATTGTCAATCTCGGCCGTGCCGAGGCTGTCATTCCGGTTAAGGAACAGATTTCCAAAGAGAAATACCGCCAGGGCGACCGGGTGCGCGCGATTATCAGCGAAGTTCAGAAACAGCAACGCGGTCCGCAGGTGGTATTGTCACGAGCCAATAATTCATTCTTGATAAGATTGTTCGAATTGGAAGTGCCCGAAATTTTCGAGCGCATCATTGAAATCCGCGCCGTGGCGCGCGAACCCGGGGAACGCGCCAAGGTTGCCGTAAGTTCAGCTGACGAGCGTATCGATCCAGTTGGCGCTTGTGTCGGCGTCAAGGGTGTGCGCGTTCAGGCGATTGTGAGAGAGCTTAACAACGAGCGCATTGACATTGTGCCGTATCATCCGGATCCGGAAATATTCGTCACGCGTGCTCTTGCCCCGACTAAGGTCGTTCGCATCGAGACGGTATCCGAAGAAAACACGATGGTGATCGTAGTCGAGGATGACCAGTTGTCGTTAGCGATCGGCAAGGGCGGCCAGAATGCGCGATTAGCGGCTAAGCTGACGGGCTGGAAGGTGAACATCCTCTCCGAGACCGACTTCTTCGACAAGAAGCGCGAAGAAGCCGAGTCGAAGATTGAGGTATCGAAGCTTTCGGTCGGCGACGCTACAATCAAGAAGCTCATTGAGAACGATTACAAGTTCATTCAGGATATTCTCGAGGTACCGGCATCCCGTCTGACAGACATAGAAGGTATCGGTCCGAAAAAGGCCGACCAGATGATTGAGGCGGCACGCGATTACATCTTCCAACTTCAAGCGAACAAGGCTGAAGCCGACCAGCTTGAAGGTGACGAGGAAGAAGAAGTTCTTGATGTACCAAAGAAGAAGAAGGGTCCGAAGAGTATCAAAGACCTCTTTGTCGACGACGACAAGATCGACGACGATGCGGGTGGAGACAAAGAGAAATAG
- the infB gene encoding translation initiation factor IF-2, with product MSKKRLYEVAKDYNISSDAIVKLVRELGFDVKSHMSTADDDVLAAIASKFSAEKESVKLEIDRRKKIQQDAAEKVLEVFEEAEAAGTEKIVSKPQIIERNARQLTQLRKKKRDRKKKKRHTDINVADVKAAVKKTMAKIDLGKRVKKYKRREKPDGTVVEEEANVIQVTEFMSLAEIAAIIGVKPADLIAKCMELGMMVTINQRLDLTTIETLALEYSLEIEEVKEIGIEEEEEEEEDEGDQRPRAPIVTIMGHVDHGKTSLLDYIRKSNVAAGESGLITQHIGAYQVASASGEITFLDTPGHEAFTAMRARGAHITDIVVVVVAADDGVMPQTIEAVDHARAADVPIIVAINKMDKPGAKPDHIKQQLAGRNLVPEEWGGKTIYVEVSAKTGAGVEKLMEMILLQAEVLELTSNPDHLARGTVVEAKLDKGRGVVATIIVDKGTLYVGDPIVAGNYAGRVRALINDKGEKQEQVLPGEPSQVVGLSGVPQAGDSFMAVGSESEAREISVKRQQIKREQEYRQIKRVSLINVYDQIKEGQIKDLNIVIKGDVDGSVQVLRDTLEKISTSEVRVNVIHHGVGAITESDILLAAASDAIVIGFHVRPDSRAREVAAREKIDVRLYTIIYEAESDIRKALEGLLEPDHEERITGVAMVKDLFRVPKVGVIAGCSVQSGTIHKSDRARIIRDSIAIYTGNIHSLRRFKDDAREVAAGLECGIKVENYDDVKEGDLIEAFETVEIARKL from the coding sequence ATGAGCAAGAAGCGTTTATACGAAGTTGCGAAAGACTACAATATATCTTCCGACGCCATCGTCAAGTTGGTTCGCGAGCTTGGCTTTGATGTCAAGTCGCACATGTCGACAGCGGACGATGATGTTCTGGCGGCAATAGCTTCCAAGTTCTCGGCTGAAAAAGAGTCGGTGAAACTTGAAATCGACCGTCGCAAGAAAATCCAACAGGATGCCGCGGAGAAGGTACTCGAAGTATTCGAGGAAGCCGAAGCTGCGGGTACGGAGAAGATTGTCTCTAAGCCGCAGATTATCGAGCGCAATGCGCGGCAGTTGACTCAGCTTCGCAAAAAGAAACGCGACCGCAAGAAGAAGAAACGCCACACCGATATCAACGTTGCCGATGTCAAGGCTGCCGTCAAGAAGACGATGGCGAAAATTGATCTTGGCAAACGCGTGAAGAAATACAAGCGCCGGGAAAAACCGGACGGCACAGTGGTTGAGGAAGAGGCTAATGTAATCCAGGTCACCGAGTTCATGTCGTTGGCGGAGATTGCCGCAATCATTGGCGTAAAGCCGGCGGACCTGATTGCCAAGTGCATGGAACTCGGAATGATGGTGACCATCAATCAGCGACTTGATTTAACTACTATTGAGACGCTGGCACTCGAGTACAGTCTCGAAATCGAAGAAGTCAAAGAAATCGGAATTGAAGAGGAAGAAGAAGAAGAGGAAGATGAGGGCGATCAAAGGCCGCGCGCGCCTATCGTCACGATCATGGGTCACGTCGACCACGGCAAGACATCTCTGTTGGATTATATCCGCAAGAGCAACGTCGCTGCCGGCGAGTCGGGGTTAATCACCCAGCATATCGGCGCCTATCAGGTGGCATCCGCTTCGGGAGAAATCACATTCCTCGATACACCGGGTCACGAGGCATTCACTGCGATGCGTGCACGCGGTGCGCATATTACCGATATTGTCGTCGTCGTCGTTGCGGCTGATGACGGTGTGATGCCGCAGACAATTGAAGCCGTGGATCATGCACGTGCGGCGGATGTTCCAATCATCGTGGCCATAAATAAAATGGATAAGCCGGGTGCAAAGCCCGATCATATAAAGCAACAGCTTGCCGGACGAAATCTCGTTCCCGAAGAATGGGGCGGTAAGACGATTTACGTTGAAGTGTCGGCAAAGACCGGCGCTGGCGTTGAGAAGCTGATGGAGATGATTCTGCTTCAGGCGGAAGTTCTCGAACTCACGAGCAATCCGGATCACTTGGCGCGCGGCACTGTCGTTGAAGCCAAGCTGGATAAAGGGCGCGGTGTTGTCGCGACGATCATTGTCGACAAGGGTACTCTCTATGTTGGCGATCCGATTGTAGCGGGCAATTATGCCGGGCGAGTGCGCGCATTGATCAATGACAAGGGTGAAAAGCAAGAGCAAGTGCTGCCGGGAGAGCCGTCACAGGTGGTGGGTCTTTCGGGAGTTCCACAGGCTGGCGATTCATTCATGGCCGTTGGCAGCGAATCGGAAGCTCGCGAGATTTCGGTGAAGCGCCAGCAAATCAAGCGCGAACAAGAATATCGACAGATCAAGCGCGTGAGTTTGATTAACGTCTATGATCAGATCAAAGAAGGCCAAATCAAAGATCTCAATATCGTGATCAAGGGCGACGTCGATGGTTCCGTACAGGTGCTGCGCGATACGCTGGAAAAGATCAGCACTTCTGAAGTGCGCGTTAATGTGATCCATCACGGCGTCGGCGCGATTACCGAATCGGACATTTTGTTAGCAGCGGCCTCGGATGCGATTGTGATCGGATTCCATGTACGACCTGATTCGCGAGCACGCGAAGTTGCGGCGCGCGAGAAAATTGATGTCCGCCTTTACACGATTATTTATGAAGCCGAGAGCGATATCCGCAAGGCGCTTGAAGGTCTGCTTGAGCCGGATCACGAAGAGCGCATTACCGGTGTTGCAATGGTGAAGGACTTGTTCCGAGTGCCGAAGGTTGGCGTCATTGCCGGTTGTTCGGTGCAATCAGGGACCATTCATAAGAGCGACCGCGCGAGAATTATCCGCGACAGCATTGCAATTTATACCGGCAACATTCATTCACTGCGCCGTTTCAAGGATGACGCACGCGAAGTTGCAGCCGGATTGGAGTGCGGGATCAAGGTCGAGAACTATGATGATGTCAAGGAAGGCGATTTGATAGAGGCCTTCGAGACGGTGGAGATTGCCCGCAAGCTCTAA
- a CDS encoding DUF503 domain-containing protein: MTMYLGTLRIVLHIPQSRSLKSKRHVIKAIKDRLKNKFNVSVAEVDDNDLWQRATLGVAIVANEGQFLDQVLSQVESFIASNPEVNIIDVERVDY; encoded by the coding sequence TTGACGATGTACCTCGGCACGCTTCGTATCGTACTACACATTCCGCAATCGCGTTCCCTGAAATCCAAGCGGCATGTCATCAAGGCGATCAAGGATCGATTGAAGAATAAGTTTAATGTTTCTGTGGCCGAGGTTGACGACAACGATTTGTGGCAGCGCGCCACACTCGGAGTTGCCATCGTCGCCAACGAGGGCCAGTTCCTTGATCAAGTGTTGTCGCAAGTGGAATCATTTATTGCCTCCAACCCCGAGGTCAACATCATTGACGTCGAGAGAGTTGATTATTAA
- the rbfA gene encoding 30S ribosome-binding factor RbfA: MADAKRTDRLRVQIKEIISEIIQRKLKDPHVGMITITEVTVTRDLSEAVVFYSVFGDTLVRKETNKTLDRARGFIQSELGKTMKIRRVPSLRFEIDKSVDQGLRIQHLLDQIQENKPDDSDSH; the protein is encoded by the coding sequence ATGGCTGATGCCAAACGCACGGATCGACTTCGCGTGCAGATCAAAGAGATCATTTCGGAAATTATCCAACGCAAGCTGAAGGATCCTCATGTCGGGATGATCACGATTACAGAAGTGACCGTCACTCGCGACTTAAGCGAAGCAGTTGTATTCTATTCAGTGTTCGGCGACACGCTGGTGCGCAAGGAAACCAACAAGACGCTTGACCGCGCCCGCGGATTCATTCAGTCGGAGTTGGGAAAGACGATGAAAATACGCCGAGTGCCGAGTTTGCGCTTTGAGATTGACAAGTCTGTTGATCAGGGATTGCGGATACAGCACTTACTGGATCAGATCCAAGAGAACAAGCCGGATGACAGCGACTCGCATTAG
- a CDS encoding bifunctional oligoribonuclease/PAP phosphatase NrnA, whose translation MTATRISLINSIITRMKQGGKVLIVSHISPDGDSIGSQLALYELVKRLGCEPMIVNHDSAFPKYAFLGKHSLVNVYSEGVAYPKFDFVVILEAPDLERIGNVRKLLQPGYEVINIDHHRGNTTYGSINWVDESVAAVGIMVYELFKAAGVAIDSDVADELFTAILTDTGRFRFGSTNPEAMRVCADLLEQGASTKKVSDALYASYESNQLRMLGELLAKMELHHSGESCLLLSDKVIREKYVNGSDELEGLSEYSLYTKGVKIGALLRETEPTRTKVSLRCHEDYDVAEIAAVHGGGGHRNAAGCTVALPFAEAKLRVLEQIGKALGR comes from the coding sequence ATGACAGCGACTCGCATTAGTCTAATCAATAGCATCATTACGCGAATGAAACAGGGCGGCAAGGTTCTGATTGTTTCGCACATTAGCCCTGATGGCGATTCAATCGGGTCGCAGCTGGCGCTTTATGAATTGGTGAAGCGACTGGGCTGTGAACCGATGATTGTCAATCACGACAGTGCATTTCCCAAGTACGCATTTCTCGGCAAGCACTCGCTGGTCAACGTCTACAGCGAAGGCGTGGCGTACCCCAAATTTGATTTTGTGGTAATACTTGAGGCTCCGGATCTCGAGCGAATCGGGAATGTGCGGAAATTGCTTCAGCCGGGTTATGAAGTCATCAATATCGATCATCATCGCGGCAACACGACTTATGGAAGTATCAACTGGGTAGATGAGTCAGTGGCGGCTGTCGGGATTATGGTTTATGAGCTGTTCAAAGCCGCGGGTGTGGCAATCGACAGCGATGTCGCGGATGAATTGTTTACGGCAATCTTGACTGATACCGGAAGATTCCGATTCGGCAGTACGAATCCCGAAGCGATGAGAGTCTGCGCGGACTTGTTGGAGCAGGGTGCATCCACGAAAAAGGTCAGCGACGCACTGTATGCGAGCTATGAGTCGAATCAATTGAGAATGCTGGGCGAACTGCTGGCGAAGATGGAGCTGCATCACAGTGGGGAGAGTTGCTTGCTGTTGTCAGACAAGGTGATTCGCGAGAAGTATGTCAACGGTTCAGATGAGTTAGAAGGACTCTCGGAATATTCGCTCTATACTAAGGGCGTGAAGATCGGTGCGTTGCTGCGAGAGACCGAGCCGACGCGCACGAAGGTCTCGCTTCGCTGTCATGAGGACTATGACGTTGCCGAAATTGCTGCAGTCCACGGCGGTGGTGGGCATCGAAATGCCGCAGGCTGTACGGTAGCGCTTCCGTTTGCAGAAGCTAAGTTGCGAGTACTGGAGCAGATTGGCAAGGCGTTGGGACGATGA
- the truB gene encoding tRNA pseudouridine(55) synthase TruB produces MNGFLLIDKHEGITSAHAVNRVKRLLKVSKAGHSGTLDPLATGLLVVCLGKATRLAQFLSESNKSYDAQIMLGGTSTTYDRDGEITPIENAPVPSLEQVEETVAKFVGTIDQRAPLYSALKHKGKPLYSYARKGIPVELKTRSVHIESLRIVSYSYPILNISVRCSSGTYIRSLAQDIGELLGCGGYIYGLRRTSIGGLDVANAILMADLELVAMQHEAETSGLHTDERFVRSFGSIERVLNLPIIYVSAERENFVDRGVPIRGLDVVNMDIRIRPRDLVALRNADNRLLAVGRALYGSDTLRGMADETVVEYVRVM; encoded by the coding sequence ATGAACGGATTTCTGCTGATTGACAAGCACGAGGGTATTACTTCGGCTCATGCTGTGAATCGTGTGAAGCGATTGCTCAAAGTATCCAAGGCGGGCCACAGCGGAACACTTGATCCGCTTGCCACTGGGCTCTTGGTAGTATGTCTCGGCAAAGCCACTCGCTTGGCGCAGTTCTTGAGCGAGTCGAATAAAAGCTACGATGCGCAGATTATGCTTGGTGGGACCTCGACCACTTATGATCGCGACGGCGAAATCACACCGATCGAAAATGCACCGGTACCGAGCCTTGAACAGGTAGAAGAGACGGTTGCTAAATTTGTCGGGACGATTGACCAACGTGCGCCGCTGTATTCAGCACTGAAGCACAAAGGTAAGCCGCTGTATTCGTATGCACGCAAGGGTATTCCGGTTGAATTGAAAACGCGCAGCGTTCATATCGAGTCATTGCGGATTGTGAGTTACTCGTACCCGATTCTTAACATCAGTGTCCGCTGTTCGTCGGGGACTTACATTCGCAGTTTGGCGCAGGATATCGGCGAGCTGTTAGGCTGCGGCGGCTATATTTACGGACTAAGGCGGACAAGTATCGGCGGATTGGATGTCGCGAATGCGATCTTGATGGCAGATCTCGAATTGGTCGCCATGCAGCATGAAGCTGAAACGTCGGGACTGCACACTGATGAACGATTCGTGCGAAGCTTTGGTTCGATTGAACGAGTATTGAATCTTCCGATTATCTATGTCTCAGCCGAACGCGAGAATTTTGTTGATCGCGGAGTGCCGATTCGCGGACTGGATGTAGTGAATATGGATATTCGTATTCGTCCGCGCGACTTAGTTGCCTTGCGCAATGCCGACAATCGTCTTTTGGCGGTAGGAAGGGCACTATACGGGAGCGACACGCTTCGCGGAATGGCAGATGAAACCGTAGTCGAGTATGTCAGGGTGATGTAG
- the ribF gene encoding riboflavin biosynthesis protein RibF, with amino-acid sequence MRVFHSIEEASSMMAAGSAVTIGNYDGIHLAHQSIIFELSRKARAKGLKSVLVTFDPHPSLTINPAKAPKLLTTTAEKIRLLEKGGLLDAVVVLRFDEALAKVSATDFLVRYLLAGLKMSILVIGFNHAFGNRREGTVQFLQGMAPQYGFELQALDPVLVGGEVVNSSRIRSLLLEGLYDKATALLGHELELTGKVVHGKGMGRKFGFPTINIKLPGEKIVPKAGVYASYSLIGSDKQTGMMYIGEPPQSGFDLEVNLFDFSGDLYGQTVSVFPTAYVRPPIRFDRESELIAQIGKDEEMIRLNYDIRQNKE; translated from the coding sequence GTGCGAGTATTTCATTCAATTGAAGAAGCATCGTCGATGATGGCGGCGGGCAGCGCCGTGACCATCGGGAACTACGATGGTATTCATCTAGCGCATCAGTCGATCATTTTCGAGTTGTCCCGCAAAGCGAGAGCCAAGGGGCTGAAGTCCGTACTTGTTACTTTTGATCCGCATCCTTCCTTGACGATAAATCCCGCAAAGGCGCCAAAACTTCTAACGACAACGGCCGAGAAAATTCGACTTCTGGAGAAGGGCGGATTGCTTGATGCGGTGGTTGTGCTGAGATTCGATGAAGCCTTGGCAAAGGTAAGTGCGACTGATTTCCTGGTGCGGTACCTTCTGGCCGGACTGAAAATGTCGATTCTCGTGATTGGATTCAATCATGCATTTGGGAATCGGCGCGAAGGGACCGTGCAGTTTTTGCAGGGAATGGCACCGCAATATGGATTTGAGCTTCAGGCGTTGGATCCTGTACTTGTCGGCGGCGAGGTCGTCAATAGCAGTCGGATCAGGAGTCTTTTGTTGGAAGGTTTGTACGACAAAGCGACGGCTCTCTTGGGGCACGAATTGGAGCTGACTGGAAAGGTCGTTCATGGCAAGGGAATGGGTCGAAAATTCGGGTTTCCGACCATAAATATCAAGCTTCCGGGTGAAAAAATTGTGCCAAAAGCGGGGGTTTACGCCTCGTATTCTTTAATTGGGTCTGACAAGCAGACTGGAATGATGTATATTGGCGAACCGCCGCAATCGGGTTTCGACCTTGAAGTCAACCTGTTTGATTTTAGCGGCGACTTGTATGGGCAGACAGTCAGCGTGTTTCCGACGGCGTATGTACGTCCACCGATAAGATTTGATCGCGAATCGGAGCTGATTGCCCAGATAGGAAAAGATGAAGAGATGATAAGATTGAATTATGATATAAGGCAAAATAAGGAGTAG
- the rpsO gene encoding 30S ribosomal protein S15, producing the protein MSKDKKQEIISHFRLHDTDTGSPEVQISLLTQRINEMTLHMQKNPKDMHSRYGLLKMVGQRRRLLNYLRKHDIEGYRHLVSQLDLRR; encoded by the coding sequence CTGTCAAAAGACAAAAAACAAGAAATCATCAGCCATTTTCGGCTGCATGACACCGACACCGGTTCTCCGGAAGTTCAGATTTCGCTTCTGACCCAGAGAATCAACGAGATGACCCTGCATATGCAGAAGAACCCTAAGGATATGCATTCACGTTACGGGTTGCTCAAGATGGTCGGACAACGCAGAAGACTGCTGAACTATCTGCGCAAGCACGACATAGAAGGATATCGTCATTTGGTCAGTCAGCTCGACCTGCGGCGCTAA